The following coding sequences lie in one Brachionichthys hirsutus isolate HB-005 chromosome 15, CSIRO-AGI_Bhir_v1, whole genome shotgun sequence genomic window:
- the zte38 gene encoding zebrafish testis-expressed 38 — MTTIIKRSKEEAVQWAGLFRNNLQTKLDSLVFVKRMMAVAVSSITYLRGIFPEDAYRSRYLEDLCIKVLHEDCDTAGASKVVKWMMGSFDALERQYLQIVFIGVYTNPEDPNCIIESYQFKFKYTDTGPEMDVLRNNDVKMQVTLEDTKRASVLLMRKLFLLMQNLDVLPNDVCLTMKLYYYDDVTPADYQPPGFKEGECDSLWFEGMAVHFKVGEVQTAFHTLKVRVSAAQERLEKLQASKRLSQENPPDVTSIENPRTKIYDDDRLPSEDESAQFKKPKKPPAKRNPLRKSLARKKRRI; from the exons TGGGCAGGATTGTTTCGGAACAACTTGCAAACCAAGCTGGACTCCCTGGTGTTCGTGAAGAGGATGATGGCCGTGGCCGTCTCCTCCATCACCTACCTCCGAGGGATTTTTCCAGAAGATGCTTACAGATCCAGATACCtggaag ATTTGTGCATCAAAGTTTTACACGAAGACTGCGACACAGCTGGTGCCAGTAAAGTTGTCAAATG GATGATGGGCAGTTTCGACGCGCTGGAGAGACAGTAT CTCCAGATTGTATTCATCGGG GTGTACACCAATCCGGAAGACCCCAAT TGCATTATTGAGTCTTACCAGTTCAAATTCAAATACACCGACACGGGACCGGAGATGGACGTACTCAG GAACAATGACGTGAAGATGCAGGTGACGCTGGAGGATACCAAGAGGGCCTCGGTGCTGCTCATGAGGAAGCTCTTCCTGCTCATGCAGAACCTGGATGTCCTGCCCAATGACGTCTGCCTCACCATGAAGCTCTATTACTACGACGACG TTACCCCCGCCGACTACCAGCCGCCGGGCTTCAAGGAGGGCGAATGCGACAGCCTCTGGTTTGAAGGCATGGCCGTGCACTTCAAGGTGGGGGAGGTGCAGACGGCCTTCCACACCTTGAAGGTGCGCGTGTCGGCAGCGCAGGAACggctggagaagctgcaggcgAGCAAGCGGCTTTCTCAGGAGAACCCACCGGATGTAACGTCTATCGAG AACCCTCGTACGAAAATATACGACGACGATCGTCTACCTTCTGAAGATG AGTCTGCGCAGTTCAAGAAGCCGAAAAAACCACCGGCGAAG AGGAATCCGCTTCGCAAAAGTCTggcgaggaagaagagaagaatttAG
- the aldh9a1b gene encoding 4-trimethylaminobutyraldehyde dehydrogenase B produces the protein MFRRLAPSLRPAARCLSSGSVDVTAPLNFWAGKRWKASRDECVKESVYEPATGRVFCRFEPCGAAEVDQAVEAAKSAFGHWSKMSGMERAKVMMEAARLVESRREAIAELEVVNNGKSITEARLDVDSARLCIEYYAGLAGTLAGQHVQLSGGSFAYTRREPLGVCVGIGAWNYPFQIAAWKSAPALACGNSMVFKPSPVTPVTAAVLAELYAEAGAPEGLLNVVQGGPDTGSLLCRHPDVAKVSFTGSVPTGKKIMAMASEGVKPVTLELGGKSPLLIFEDSDVENAVKGALMANFLSQGQVCSNGTRVFVHKDILPRFVEEVVKRTLAIKIGDPLLETTRMGALVSRPHLEKVLSFVDQAKKEGATVLCGGDAFVPSDPKLRGGYYMTPCVLGDCTDEMTCVKEEIFGPVMSVLSFESEEEALRRANDSALGLAAGVFTRDVRRAHRVVERLKAGSCFINNYNITPVEVPFGGFKMSGIGRENGRVAIEFYSQMKTVFVEMGDVDSLF, from the exons ATGTTCCGGAGACTCGCTCCGTCTCTGCGGCCGGCGGCTCGATGCCTGTCCTCGGGCTCAGTTGACGTCACGGCCCCGCTGAACTTCTGGGCCGGGAAGAGGTGGAAGGCGAGTCGGGACGAATGCGTCAAGGAAAGCGTTTACGAGCCTGCGACGG GGCGAGTCTTCTGCCGCTTTGAGCCGTGTGGCGCCGCGGAGGTCGATCAGGCCGTGGAGGCCGCAAAGTCTGCCTTTGGCCACTGGAGCAAAATGTCCGGGATGGAGAGGGCAAAGGTCATGATGGAGGCCGCTCGTCTCGTTGAG AGCAGGAGAGAGGCCATCGCCGAACTGGAAGTGGTCAACAATGGGAAGTCCATCACGGAAGCCCGTCTGGATGTGGACTCTGCCCGACTGTGCATAGAGTACTACGCGGGGCTGGCCGGGACCCTGGCGG GCCAGCACGTCCAGCTTTCAGGGGGCTCGTTCGCCTACACCCGCCGGGAGCCTCTGGGAGTCTGCGTCGGCATCGGCGCCTGGAATTACCCTTTCCAGATAGCCGCGTGGAAATCGGCGCCAGCCCTGGCCTGCG GCAACTCCATGGTCTTCAAGCCTTCGCCGGTGACCCCGGTGACGGCGGCCGTGCTGGCAGAGCTCTACGCCGAGGCCGGCGCTCCGGAGGGGCTGCTCAACGTGGTGCAGGGCGGCCCCGACACCGGCAGCTTACTCTGCCGACACCCCGACGTCGCCAAGGTGTCCTTCACCGGGAGCGTGCCCACGGGCAAGAAG ATTATGGCGATGGCGTCCGAGGGGGTGAAGCCCGTGACTCTGGAGCTCGGAGGGAAATCTCCTCTGCTCATCTTCGAGGACAGCGACGTGGAGAACGCTGTGAAGGGAGCTCTGATGGCCAACTTCCTGTCTCAAGGCCAG GTCTGCAGCAACGGCACGAGGGTCTTCGTCCACAAGGATATTCTGCCTCGgtttgtggaggaggtggtgaagAGGACGCTCGCCATTAAGATCGGAGACCCTCTATTGGAGACCACGCGGATGGGAGCGCTGGTCAGCCGGCCTCACCTGGAAAAAGTCCTGTCCTTTGTGGATCAGGCAAAGAAAGAA GGAGCCACGGTGCTGTGTGGAGGGGACGCTTTTGTCCCATCAGATCCCAAACTCCGAGGTGGATACTACATGACTCCATGCGTATTGG GCGACTGCACAGACGAGATGACCTGCGTGAAGGAGGAGATCTTCGGCCCCGTCATGTCCGTCCTGTCTTTTGAATCCGAAGAGGAGGCGCTGCGAAGAGCCAACGATAGCGCCTTGGGTCTGGCTGCGGGCGTCTTCACTCG GGATGTGAGGCGAGCCCATCGCGTGGTGGAGCGCCTCAAGGCTGGTTCCTGCTTCATCAACAACTACAACATCACTCCTGTGGAGGTTCCATTTGGAGGCTTCAAAATGTCAG GCATCGGGCGGGAGAACGGCCGGGTGGCGATCGAGTTCTACTCCCAGATGAAGACTGTGTTTGTGGAGATGGGGGACGTGGACagcttgttctga
- the uck2b gene encoding uridine-cytidine kinase 2-B, protein MAGDSEALIRDRDEDAGVIRQPFLIGVSGGTASGKSSVCEKIMELLGQNKIDHHQRQVAILSQDSFYKVLTPEQKAKAQKGQFNFDHPDAFDNELMMQTLRQILQGETVQIPVYDFVAHSRKDEFVTVYPADVVLFEGILMFYSQDIRDMFQMKLFVDTDADTRLSRRVLRDISERGRELEQVLTQYITFVKPAFEEFCLPTKKYADVIIPRGADNLVAINLIVQHIQDILNGGPTKRHNGVTNGHSTPRQRRPSESSSRPH, encoded by the exons ATGGCCGGAGACAGCGAGGCGCTCATCAGAGACCGGGACGAGGACGCCGGCGTTATTCGGCAGCCTTTTCTCATCGGCGTCTCCGGGGGTACGGCCAGTGGAAAG TCGTCGGTGTGTGAGAAAATCATGGAGCTGCTGGGCCAGAACAAGATCGACCACCACCAGCGGCAGGTGGCCATCCTCAGCCAGGACAGCTTCTACAAGGTGCTGACCCCCGAGCAGAAGGCCAAGGCGCAGAAGGGCCAGTTCAACTTCGACCATCCGG ACGCCTTTGACAATGAGCTGATGATGCAAACACTCCGACAGATCCTGCAGGGGGAGACGGTCCAGATTCCAGTTTACGACTTTGTCGCTCACTCCAG GAAAGACGAGTTCGTTACGGTGTACCCGGCAGACGTGGTCTTGTTCGAGGGCATCCTCATGTTCTACTCGCAGGACATCCGGGACATGTTCCAGATGAAGCTGTTCGTCGACACGGACGCGGACACGCGGCTGTCGCGCCGAG TTCTGAGGGACATCAGCGAGCGCGGCAGAGAGCTGGAGCAGGTTCTGACTCAGTACATCACGTTCGTGAAGCCGGCCTTCGAAGAGTTCTGTTTGCCG ACGAAGAAGTACGCCGACGTGATTATCCCCCGAGGAGCCGATAATCTCG TGGCCATCAACTTGATAGTGCAGCATATCCAAGACATTCTGAACGGCGGCCCGACCAAACGGCACAACGGCGTGACGAACGGCCACAGCACGCCACGCCAGCGGCGGCCCTCCGAGTCCAGCAGCCGGCCGCATTGA
- the czib gene encoding CXXC motif containing zinc binding protein — MVKFGLQFKATLENVTNVRPVGEDFRWFLKLKCGNCGEVPDKWQYITLAESVPLKGGRSSASMVQKCKLCARDNSIDILGDTITPYNFEDSERFKTMVRFECRGLEPIDFQPQAGFAAQGPDSGTAFPEINLLEKDWTDYDEKIGESVGIYEVAHQFKKC, encoded by the exons ATGGTG AAGTTCGGGCTCCAGTTCAAAGCCACCCTGGAGAATGTCACCAATGTGAGGCCAGTGGGGGAGGACTTCCGCTGGTTTCTGAAG CTGAAGTGTGGCAACTGTGGAGAAGTCCCAGATAAATGGCAGTATATCACCTTGGCG GAAAGTGTCCCACTGAAAGGAGGAAGAAGCAGCGCCAGCAtggtgcagaaatgtaaactGTGCGCCAGGGACAATTCTATTG ATATCCTGGGAGATACGATCACGCCTTATAAT TTCGAGGACAGCGAACGCTTCAAGACGATGGTGCGGTTTGAATGTCGGGGTCTGGAGCCCATTGACTTCCAACCACAA GCTGGCTTTGCTGCACAAGGCCCGGACTCTGGGACGGCCTTTCCGGAAATTAACCTGCTAGAAAAA GACTGGACGGACTACGATGAGAAAATCGGTGAGTCGGTGGGGATATATGAGGTCGCCCACCAGTTCAAAAAGTGCTGA